From a single Planctellipticum variicoloris genomic region:
- a CDS encoding efflux RND transporter permease subunit, protein MLSKLIDFSLDNRLLIIAMIALMGLLGVVAALNLPIDAVPDMTNVQVQVVTDAGALTPLEVEQYVTFPVELTMAGLPGVEEIRSVSKFGISSVTVVFQEGTDIFRARQVVNERLTDAAERIPPGYGTPRLGPLTTALGEILQFEVRSDTRTPMELRTLLEWEISPRLREVPGVTEVNSQGGYYKSFEVRPDPDRMASFGVSLSDVFNSLQQNNSTAGGGYVVHHGEQRFIRGQALLKGVDDIQQVVLRTSPQGAPILIQDVADVVIAPLTRQGAVTRDGRGEAVMGMTMMLIGSNSREVVHAVKDRLVEIQKTLPPDVTLEETYDRAELIGRTLHTVEKNLFEGGVLVIIVLLVMLGSLRAGLIVALAIPLSMLFAANMMWATGITASLMSLGAIDFGLIVDSSVIMVENCIRRISENHANRPFKDVIRDACLEVRKPTMFGELIISVVYVPILALQGTEGKLFKPMALTVLFALAGSLVLSLTFMPAVASLALSRKTEEKEIWIIRMIHKIYHPLVHTTIAHPVWTVVVALVVSLGCIPVAARLGGEFMPRLDEGDILIEVNRLPSATLEDSVEMSTRIEKLLLPLPEVRTVFCKTGRPEIANDIMGVHQTDVWCLLHPEHDWPVHKSRNELIEEMSALLNDNVPGVVFGFSQPIEMRVDELVAGVKADVAVLLYGDDLPTLNRLGQQIQGLMRKIPGAVDVKAEHQADLPSLRVQVRQDALARYGVDASQVMQTVSALGGEKAGQVFDGRARFPIMVRIPQAWRESIELLSQVPVFTAAGQPVPLGELADLTMEESPPAIEHESNRRRTYIQANVRGRDVASFVQEAQRVLGREVRLPTGYEIRWGGDFENLQSASLRLAIVTPFVLLVIYLLLHTTFHSFRLASLIFLAVPMAASGGIYSLALRDMPFSISAGVGFIALFGVAVLNGLVWVSAAEHNRHAGIPPRQASETTALTRLRPVLMTAMVASLGFLPMAMSTTAGAEIQRPLATVVIGGLITSTLLTGLVIPAIYPWFVRGLPVDPEQAAKLGGH, encoded by the coding sequence ACGTCACGTTTCCAGTCGAGCTGACGATGGCCGGGCTGCCGGGGGTCGAGGAGATCCGGAGCGTTTCGAAATTCGGCATCTCGTCGGTGACGGTCGTGTTTCAGGAAGGGACGGACATTTTTCGCGCCCGGCAGGTTGTGAACGAGCGGCTGACCGACGCCGCCGAGCGAATTCCGCCGGGCTACGGCACCCCGCGGCTGGGCCCTCTGACGACGGCGCTGGGGGAGATTCTGCAGTTCGAAGTTCGCAGCGACACGCGCACGCCGATGGAACTGCGGACGCTGCTCGAATGGGAGATCTCGCCCCGGCTGCGCGAAGTTCCCGGCGTGACCGAAGTGAATTCGCAGGGGGGCTACTACAAATCCTTCGAAGTCCGTCCCGATCCCGATCGGATGGCGAGCTTCGGCGTCTCGCTGAGCGACGTGTTCAACTCGCTGCAGCAGAACAACAGCACGGCAGGGGGAGGTTACGTCGTCCACCACGGCGAGCAGCGCTTCATCCGGGGACAGGCGTTGCTCAAGGGGGTCGACGACATCCAGCAGGTCGTGCTGCGGACGTCGCCGCAGGGCGCGCCGATCCTGATCCAGGACGTCGCCGATGTGGTCATCGCCCCCTTGACGCGGCAGGGCGCCGTGACGCGCGACGGTCGCGGCGAGGCGGTGATGGGCATGACGATGATGCTGATCGGCTCCAACTCGCGCGAAGTCGTGCATGCCGTCAAGGATCGCCTGGTCGAGATCCAGAAGACTTTGCCGCCCGACGTCACGCTGGAGGAAACGTACGACCGCGCGGAGCTGATCGGCCGGACGCTGCATACCGTCGAGAAGAATCTCTTCGAAGGGGGCGTGCTGGTGATCATCGTGCTGCTGGTGATGCTCGGCAGCCTGCGGGCGGGGTTGATCGTGGCCCTCGCCATCCCCCTGTCGATGCTGTTCGCGGCGAACATGATGTGGGCCACCGGAATCACCGCCAGCCTGATGAGCCTCGGCGCCATCGACTTCGGTCTGATCGTCGACAGCTCCGTGATCATGGTCGAGAACTGCATCCGGCGGATCTCCGAGAACCACGCGAACCGTCCGTTCAAAGACGTGATCCGCGATGCCTGCCTGGAAGTCCGCAAGCCGACGATGTTCGGCGAATTGATCATCAGCGTGGTTTACGTGCCGATTCTGGCCCTGCAGGGGACCGAAGGAAAACTGTTCAAGCCGATGGCCCTGACCGTGCTCTTCGCCCTGGCGGGATCGCTGGTGCTGTCCCTGACCTTCATGCCCGCCGTGGCCTCCCTGGCGCTCTCCCGCAAGACCGAGGAAAAGGAGATCTGGATCATTCGCATGATCCACAAGATCTATCACCCGCTGGTCCATACGACGATCGCCCATCCCGTGTGGACCGTCGTCGTGGCGCTGGTCGTGTCGCTCGGGTGCATCCCGGTCGCGGCCCGGCTCGGCGGGGAATTCATGCCCCGGCTCGACGAAGGAGACATCCTGATCGAGGTCAACCGACTCCCGAGCGCGACGCTGGAAGACTCGGTCGAGATGTCGACCCGGATCGAAAAGCTCCTGCTGCCGCTGCCGGAGGTCCGGACCGTGTTCTGTAAGACCGGCCGTCCCGAAATCGCCAACGACATCATGGGCGTCCACCAGACCGACGTCTGGTGCCTGCTCCATCCGGAACACGACTGGCCCGTCCATAAGTCGCGCAACGAGCTCATCGAAGAAATGTCCGCGCTCCTCAACGACAACGTTCCGGGAGTCGTCTTCGGCTTCTCGCAGCCGATCGAGATGCGCGTCGACGAACTGGTCGCCGGGGTCAAGGCCGACGTCGCGGTCCTGCTGTACGGCGACGATCTGCCGACGCTCAATCGCCTCGGTCAGCAGATTCAGGGACTGATGCGGAAGATTCCGGGCGCCGTAGACGTGAAAGCCGAACACCAGGCGGACCTGCCATCGTTGCGCGTCCAGGTCCGGCAGGACGCGCTGGCGCGGTACGGCGTCGACGCCAGCCAGGTGATGCAGACGGTGTCGGCGCTTGGGGGCGAAAAGGCCGGGCAGGTCTTCGACGGCCGGGCCAGGTTCCCGATCATGGTCCGCATTCCGCAGGCCTGGCGGGAATCGATCGAACTTCTCTCGCAGGTGCCGGTGTTCACGGCGGCAGGCCAGCCTGTCCCGCTGGGCGAGCTGGCGGACCTGACGATGGAGGAATCCCCCCCCGCCATCGAGCACGAATCGAACCGACGCCGGACCTACATTCAGGCGAACGTCCGCGGACGCGACGTCGCCAGTTTCGTCCAGGAAGCCCAGCGCGTCCTCGGGCGCGAAGTCCGCCTGCCGACCGGCTACGAGATCCGCTGGGGAGGGGACTTCGAGAACCTGCAGTCGGCCAGTCTGCGACTGGCGATTGTGACCCCGTTCGTCCTCCTTGTGATCTATCTGCTGCTGCACACGACGTTTCACTCGTTCCGCCTGGCGTCGCTGATCTTCCTCGCCGTCCCGATGGCGGCGTCGGGGGGGATTTATTCGCTGGCGTTGCGAGACATGCCCTTCAGCATTTCCGCGGGCGTGGGGTTCATCGCTCTGTTCGGTGTGGCGGTCCTCAACGGCCTGGTGTGGGTCAGCGCTGCGGAGCATAACCGCCATGCCGGCATACCACCGCGCCAAGCCTCCGAAACGACCGCCTTGACCCGGTTGCGACCGGTTCTGATGACCGCGATGGTCGCCAGCCTGGGCTTCCTGCCGATGGCGATGTCGACGACGGCGGGGGCGGAGATTCAGCGTCCGCTGGCGACGGTCGTCATCGGCGGCCTGATCACATCGACGCTGCTGACGGGTCTCGTGATCCCAGCGATCTACCCCTGGTTCGTCCGCGGTCTGCCTGTCGATCCGGAACAGGCCGCGAAACTCGGGGGGCATTGA
- a CDS encoding tetratricopeptide repeat protein: protein MLILAGCQTLRERAARRSAECSDLCSQAAAAHETGRSDEARQLLDQARRQRPEDIEVRTRLAEMMWQVGRRAEALEEFSALAHESRSDVKLLSRYATALCETGQIQEADVWAQSALSVDPVNAEALLVRARCAAQRADYSAALAAYHELLQVSPDHAEAQLGMAQVQIARGQPELAAPVLRTLLQHPWASTIVQHEAEWSLGRAYAATGRWEDAARLMEQAIAQRASTADDWCQLATAQARCGQIAESGSSVQHALQLDDRHEGARLLSEELARSSAPDGVERAGFQGELTPARRTSYQGSETESLR from the coding sequence GTGCTGATTCTGGCCGGCTGCCAGACGCTCCGGGAGCGGGCGGCCCGTCGCTCCGCGGAATGCAGCGATCTCTGTTCGCAGGCGGCCGCCGCCCACGAAACGGGTCGCAGCGACGAGGCTCGCCAGTTGCTCGATCAGGCCCGACGGCAGCGACCGGAAGACATCGAAGTCCGGACTCGGCTGGCGGAGATGATGTGGCAGGTCGGTCGTCGCGCCGAAGCGCTGGAGGAGTTCTCGGCGCTGGCGCACGAGTCCCGGTCGGATGTGAAACTGCTGTCGCGCTACGCCACCGCGCTCTGTGAAACCGGGCAGATCCAGGAGGCCGACGTCTGGGCGCAGTCGGCCCTCAGCGTCGATCCCGTGAATGCAGAAGCGCTCCTGGTGCGCGCCCGTTGCGCCGCACAGCGGGCGGACTACTCCGCCGCGCTGGCGGCGTATCACGAGCTGCTGCAGGTCTCTCCCGACCACGCCGAAGCCCAACTGGGCATGGCGCAGGTGCAGATCGCGCGCGGACAGCCGGAGCTCGCAGCGCCGGTCCTGCGGACCCTCTTGCAGCATCCGTGGGCGTCCACGATCGTCCAGCATGAAGCCGAATGGTCGCTCGGCCGGGCATATGCCGCCACCGGAAGATGGGAGGATGCCGCTCGCCTGATGGAACAGGCGATCGCCCAACGCGCCTCCACAGCCGACGACTGGTGTCAACTCGCCACGGCCCAGGCCCGCTGCGGGCAGATCGCCGAGTCGGGGTCCAGCGTCCAGCACGCCCTGCAGCTCGACGACCGCCACGAGGGCGCCAGGCTGCTTTCCGAAGAGCTGGCGAGAAGCAGCGCTCCGGACGGCGTGGAACGTGCTGGGTTCCAGGGCGAACTGACGCCCGCCCGACGAACGTCGTATCAAGGGAGCGAAACGGAGTCCCTCCGTTGA
- a CDS encoding DUF58 domain-containing protein: MRDDPDVQRAVAAWQLALPHAALRGRNGEIAGRSAGSSLEFHEYRQYLPGDDVRNLDWSAYARTDQLMIRLHREELSPRTDILLDASGSMAAGSGEKWRVSRQLAVALAMLAERLGGPARVYAADDRQPPSALSGSGLQQLQNWSCVGRRSLKEVVAARAVPWQAHGLRIVLSDFLFPHEPGPLVQRLADGAGLLWLIQTVTAWELEPTSPGGRRLVDPETDEHLDLVITPRTLARYQSRLQQLREGLERAARLAGAVFVTTVVDRGLETLCRDDLFPRGVLQPVA, from the coding sequence GTGAGAGACGACCCGGACGTTCAACGGGCGGTCGCCGCCTGGCAACTGGCGCTGCCGCACGCCGCTCTGCGCGGTCGCAACGGCGAAATCGCCGGTCGATCCGCCGGCAGTTCCCTGGAGTTCCACGAGTACCGCCAGTATCTGCCCGGCGACGACGTCCGCAACCTGGACTGGTCGGCCTACGCCCGCACCGATCAACTGATGATTCGCCTGCATCGGGAAGAGCTGAGCCCCCGGACCGACATCCTGCTGGATGCCAGCGGATCGATGGCCGCGGGCAGCGGCGAGAAATGGCGGGTGTCCCGGCAACTGGCGGTCGCACTCGCCATGCTCGCCGAACGCCTTGGAGGCCCGGCGCGCGTCTATGCGGCCGACGATCGTCAGCCCCCATCTGCGCTGTCGGGCTCCGGACTCCAGCAACTGCAGAACTGGTCGTGCGTCGGTCGCCGCAGTTTGAAGGAGGTCGTGGCGGCGCGCGCCGTCCCCTGGCAGGCGCACGGGCTGCGGATTGTTCTGAGCGATTTCCTGTTTCCCCACGAACCCGGGCCGCTCGTACAGCGGCTTGCGGACGGAGCGGGCCTGCTGTGGCTGATTCAGACCGTCACCGCCTGGGAGCTGGAACCCACCAGTCCAGGAGGGCGTCGGCTCGTGGATCCCGAGACCGACGAGCACCTCGATCTGGTGATCACTCCGCGGACGCTCGCCCGTTACCAGTCGCGCCTGCAGCAGTTGCGAGAGGGGCTGGAGCGGGCCGCCCGCCTCGCCGGGGCCGTATTCGTCACGACGGTCGTCGACCGCGGACTTGAGACGCTCTGCCGTGACGATCTGTTCCCGCGCGGAGTCCTGCAGCCGGTCGCGTGA
- a CDS encoding ABC transporter permease, translated as MSTVELWNGTDDRLSRWQDRASDLFNPILVKEVRQSLKSRQFIITFLLLLTSAWVVTVGGLAWAGPLVEYTPAGHRFFMGYYFVLCVAAHVLVPISAYRSLLAERDFNTYDLLSITLLRPRQIVWGKLFGALLQVLMFFSAVAPFIAFTSLMDGFDLPRALLLMSLTLCISLGTSMLGLMLATVSRQRHLQGVISMFFIGGLVSTFFSYQAAVVGENVVAQVEFNGDFWRVLGTLLLVGVSYVILFQEVAVSQLTFESDNRSTGIRVIAALQYLFWLIAIPIAARHFSRSMHLTGEVLTIYCVAAALHWTALGMFFCVEPDELSRRLKRRLPRNSLLRLCLVPWLPGGSRGLLLLVFQLALLPVAIVVLGYGLHMIEPGDVRRTLLLAAGCAGYVIFYLGLGAAIGQLFRPLLQPAHVRVITLLIFAAGVIGPYFPQLLQDSLPGGYEVLFVSNPLETLSEIDRGGVSGDVMMSMFILLIAAGLVLAWLLPRMVAGILEIWSPTITPPVTGGAS; from the coding sequence ATGAGCACTGTCGAGTTGTGGAATGGAACCGATGACCGGCTTTCCCGCTGGCAGGACCGCGCCAGCGACCTGTTCAATCCGATCCTCGTCAAGGAGGTCCGGCAGTCGCTCAAGAGCCGGCAGTTCATCATCACGTTCCTGCTCCTGTTGACGAGCGCCTGGGTCGTCACCGTCGGCGGCCTGGCCTGGGCCGGTCCGCTGGTCGAGTACACGCCGGCCGGCCATCGGTTTTTCATGGGCTACTACTTCGTCCTGTGCGTCGCGGCCCACGTCCTCGTACCGATCTCGGCCTATCGATCGCTGCTCGCGGAACGGGACTTCAACACCTACGACTTGCTGAGCATCACGCTGTTGCGTCCGCGCCAGATCGTCTGGGGCAAGCTGTTCGGGGCGCTGCTGCAGGTTCTGATGTTTTTCTCGGCCGTCGCGCCGTTCATCGCGTTTACGTCGTTGATGGACGGCTTCGATCTGCCTCGCGCACTGCTGTTGATGAGCCTGACGCTCTGCATCTCGCTGGGAACATCCATGCTGGGTCTGATGCTGGCGACGGTCAGCCGGCAGCGGCACCTGCAGGGGGTGATTTCGATGTTCTTCATCGGCGGACTCGTCAGCACGTTCTTTTCCTATCAGGCCGCCGTCGTCGGCGAGAACGTCGTCGCTCAGGTCGAGTTCAACGGCGACTTCTGGCGCGTGCTCGGAACGCTGCTCCTGGTGGGGGTGTCGTACGTCATTCTTTTTCAGGAAGTCGCCGTTTCGCAGCTCACGTTCGAGAGCGACAACCGCAGCACGGGGATCCGGGTGATCGCCGCGCTGCAATACCTGTTCTGGCTGATTGCCATCCCGATCGCCGCCCGGCACTTCTCGCGATCGATGCATCTGACCGGGGAGGTGCTGACGATTTACTGCGTGGCGGCGGCGCTCCACTGGACCGCGCTGGGGATGTTCTTCTGCGTCGAGCCCGACGAGCTGTCGCGCCGGCTCAAACGCCGGCTCCCCCGGAATTCGCTCCTGCGCCTCTGTCTCGTTCCGTGGCTGCCGGGCGGCAGCCGCGGGCTGCTGCTGCTCGTCTTTCAACTGGCCCTGCTGCCGGTCGCCATCGTCGTGCTGGGTTACGGCCTTCACATGATCGAACCGGGCGACGTCCGCCGGACGCTCCTCCTCGCCGCCGGCTGCGCCGGCTATGTCATTTTCTACCTGGGCCTGGGCGCAGCCATCGGCCAGCTCTTCCGACCGTTGCTGCAGCCGGCCCACGTCCGCGTGATCACCCTGCTGATTTTCGCCGCGGGAGTCATCGGACCTTACTTCCCGCAGTTGCTGCAGGACAGTCTTCCCGGCGGCTACGAGGTGCTCTTTGTCAGCAATCCGCTGGAAACGCTGTCCGAGATCGATCGAGGGGGCGTCAGCGGCGACGTCATGATGTCGATGTTCATTCTGCTGATCGCCGCCGGCCTCGTGCTCGCGTGGCTCCTGCCGCGAATGGTGGCCGGCATCCTGGAAATCTGGTCGCCGACGATCACTCCGCCCGTCACCGGGGGGGCTTCGTGA
- a CDS encoding ABC transporter ATP-binding protein, translating to MVAIDEKSAPGAMLRRTGTPTIEVQQLHRHFGRLKAVNDISFSAWPGQVIGFIGPNGAGKTTTMRILATLETPTSGDAKICGDSVIDDPDRVRRRMGFMPDSFGRYSNTSVFEYLDFYARAYGYRGTGRRDALDRVLTFTELDRLSSKPIDTLSKGQSQRLGLGRTLIHDPDVLILDEPAAGLDPRARVELRELIALLSSQLNKTVLISSHILTELGEICDAACIIEAGRVLAWGTIAEIQDQQRQQQGRTSERTVLVRVLDEAARFESWLAEQPWVERPTGAGPQRFAFEFAGDEEACAALLANAVRAGFRIVEFHGKTETLEDAFMAITRGIMQ from the coding sequence ATGGTTGCGATCGATGAAAAGTCGGCCCCGGGCGCGATGCTGCGCCGCACCGGCACCCCGACGATTGAGGTGCAGCAACTGCACCGGCACTTTGGCCGGCTCAAGGCCGTCAACGATATTTCGTTCTCCGCCTGGCCCGGCCAGGTCATCGGATTCATCGGGCCGAACGGCGCCGGCAAGACGACGACCATGCGGATTCTGGCCACGCTCGAAACGCCGACCTCGGGCGATGCGAAAATCTGCGGCGATTCCGTAATCGACGATCCCGACCGCGTTCGCCGACGGATGGGCTTCATGCCCGACAGCTTCGGCCGTTACTCGAATACCAGCGTGTTCGAGTATCTCGACTTCTATGCCCGCGCCTACGGCTACCGGGGGACGGGCCGGCGCGACGCCCTCGATCGGGTGCTGACCTTCACGGAGCTGGACCGGCTCTCCAGCAAGCCGATCGACACGCTCTCCAAAGGGCAGTCGCAGCGGCTGGGCCTCGGACGGACGCTGATCCACGATCCGGACGTGCTGATTCTCGACGAACCGGCCGCGGGTCTCGACCCGCGCGCCCGCGTCGAGCTGCGCGAGCTGATCGCGCTCCTCTCGTCGCAGCTCAACAAGACGGTGCTGATCAGCTCGCATATCCTGACGGAACTGGGGGAAATCTGCGACGCGGCCTGCATCATCGAGGCTGGCCGGGTTCTCGCCTGGGGAACGATCGCGGAGATTCAGGACCAGCAGCGGCAGCAGCAGGGGCGGACCTCGGAGCGGACGGTGCTGGTCCGCGTGCTCGACGAAGCCGCGCGGTTCGAGAGCTGGCTCGCCGAGCAGCCCTGGGTCGAACGCCCGACCGGCGCCGGGCCGCAGCGATTCGCGTTCGAGTTCGCCGGAGACGAGGAGGCGTGCGCGGCGCTCCTGGCGAACGCCGTTCGGGCGGGCTTCCGGATCGTCGAGTTTCACGGCAAGACCGAGACGCTCGAAGACGCGTTCATGGCGATTACTCGCGGCATCATGCAGTAA
- a CDS encoding AAA family ATPase: MSADSVAPPARLLAPEEVAEAQTLLKRLIEGLESVILGQRNLVELVVLCLLARGHLLLEGLPGLGKTELVKTLARLLGLEFRRVQFTPDLLPADILGSPILEDHGNGRRLVFHPGPIFTNLLLADEINRATPKTQSALLEAMQERRVTVLGETHILPLPFFVLATQNPIELEGTYPLPEAQLDRFTFKVDVPGVSVETLQAIVTTRQHGRPPEVRVALSAADLQRLFALTDAVLLPTAVSNFIARLVASTHPEDPHAPEEARKFIRYGASPRAAIALAETARAAALLAGKPSVGFADVRRVAGSVLPHRLLLDYSARLDGWSPARLVGRLVDVLPETAHKLSGEPR; encoded by the coding sequence GTGTCCGCTGATTCTGTCGCCCCCCCTGCGCGGCTGCTGGCGCCCGAAGAGGTCGCCGAAGCCCAGACGCTGCTGAAGCGGCTGATTGAAGGCCTGGAGTCGGTCATTCTGGGCCAGCGGAATCTCGTCGAGCTGGTCGTCCTCTGCCTGCTGGCCCGCGGGCATCTGCTTCTTGAAGGCCTCCCCGGCCTGGGTAAGACCGAGCTCGTCAAGACCCTCGCCAGGCTTCTGGGGCTGGAGTTCCGCCGCGTGCAGTTCACGCCGGACCTGCTGCCGGCGGACATTCTCGGATCGCCCATTCTCGAAGACCACGGGAACGGCCGCCGCCTCGTTTTTCACCCCGGCCCCATCTTCACCAACCTGCTGCTGGCCGACGAAATTAATCGGGCGACTCCCAAGACGCAGTCGGCGCTCCTCGAAGCGATGCAGGAGCGGCGAGTGACCGTTCTCGGTGAAACGCACATTCTCCCCTTGCCCTTTTTTGTCCTGGCCACGCAGAATCCGATCGAACTCGAGGGGACGTATCCGTTGCCGGAAGCCCAGCTCGACCGTTTCACTTTCAAAGTCGACGTTCCGGGCGTTTCGGTCGAAACCCTGCAGGCGATCGTCACGACGCGCCAGCACGGACGACCGCCGGAAGTGCGCGTCGCGCTTTCGGCGGCGGACCTGCAGCGACTGTTCGCCCTGACGGATGCCGTCCTGCTGCCGACCGCAGTCTCCAACTTCATCGCGAGACTGGTCGCCTCGACGCACCCGGAAGATCCGCACGCTCCGGAGGAGGCCCGCAAATTCATCCGGTACGGAGCCTCGCCGCGCGCGGCGATCGCCCTCGCCGAGACCGCCCGCGCCGCGGCCCTGCTGGCGGGCAAGCCGAGCGTCGGCTTTGCGGATGTCCGCCGGGTCGCCGGCAGCGTGCTGCCGCACCGGCTGCTGCTGGACTATTCCGCCAGGCTGGATGGCTGGAGTCCTGCACGACTTGTCGGCAGGCTCGTCGACGTCTTGCCGGAGACGGCCCATAAGTTGTCCGGAGAGCCACGCTGA
- a CDS encoding outer membrane beta-barrel protein, with amino-acid sequence MWSLKTLRFADIGTGLSAVIGSASLLFAGMAQAAEPVCNAPAPGCGPNAASCDQIYQNAGNQLNAYTAQAGCAPSSVCDTGKLFGSSGCDDGCGWCNLGEPWKLSKQEGFDYGGWIQMGYQNKPDGSFTGNGPFLNQKEWGKFNLNQLYLYATKVADGSKGVDWGFRFDAMYGVDGNDAQAFGNDPGHWDYLNGFDHGIYEFALPQAYGEIAVENLSVKIGHFYTPIGYEVVTSPDNFFYSRQVNFWNSEPFTHTGALGNYKATDKLSLTGGWVLGWDTGFDQFNNSSMGITGLVYSVSDIFTLTYMNGFGNFGLRGDGMVNSAILSAKWTEKFSTVHQFDVLGTNNNSNFQDPASLTAKNSTGLINYAFYQINDCLKAGARYEWYKADGTSYNTLTGGVNVIPHANVVIRPEVRYMWSPGNDADLWNATVFGIDAIVKF; translated from the coding sequence ATGTGGAGTTTGAAGACACTTCGATTCGCCGACATCGGGACAGGATTGTCCGCGGTGATCGGCAGCGCCAGCCTGCTGTTTGCAGGGATGGCGCAGGCCGCTGAGCCGGTGTGCAACGCACCGGCCCCCGGCTGCGGGCCGAACGCGGCCAGTTGCGACCAGATCTACCAGAACGCCGGCAATCAGTTGAACGCCTACACCGCGCAGGCGGGCTGTGCGCCGTCTTCGGTTTGCGATACCGGCAAGCTGTTCGGCAGCAGCGGCTGCGACGACGGCTGCGGCTGGTGCAACCTCGGCGAGCCGTGGAAGCTGTCCAAGCAGGAAGGCTTCGATTACGGCGGCTGGATTCAGATGGGCTACCAGAACAAGCCTGACGGCTCGTTCACGGGGAACGGCCCGTTTCTGAACCAGAAGGAATGGGGCAAGTTCAATCTGAACCAGCTCTACCTGTATGCCACCAAGGTGGCCGACGGGAGCAAGGGCGTCGACTGGGGCTTCCGCTTCGACGCCATGTACGGCGTGGACGGTAACGACGCTCAGGCGTTCGGCAACGATCCCGGGCACTGGGATTACCTGAACGGCTTCGACCACGGCATTTACGAATTCGCGCTGCCGCAGGCTTACGGCGAAATCGCCGTCGAAAACCTGTCGGTCAAGATCGGCCACTTCTATACGCCGATCGGGTACGAAGTCGTGACCTCGCCGGACAACTTCTTCTACAGCCGGCAGGTGAACTTCTGGAACAGCGAGCCGTTCACCCACACGGGTGCTCTCGGCAACTACAAAGCCACCGATAAGCTGTCGCTGACCGGCGGCTGGGTTCTGGGCTGGGATACCGGCTTCGATCAGTTCAACAACAGCAGCATGGGCATCACCGGCCTCGTTTACTCCGTCAGCGACATCTTCACGCTGACGTACATGAACGGCTTCGGCAACTTCGGCCTGCGTGGCGACGGCATGGTCAACAGCGCCATTCTGTCCGCCAAGTGGACCGAGAAGTTCAGCACGGTTCACCAGTTCGACGTGCTCGGCACCAACAACAACTCGAACTTCCAGGATCCCGCGAGTCTGACCGCCAAGAACTCCACGGGCCTGATCAACTACGCCTTCTACCAGATTAACGACTGCCTCAAGGCCGGTGCTCGTTACGAATGGTACAAGGCCGACGGCACGTCCTACAACACGTTGACCGGCGGCGTGAACGTCATCCCGCACGCCAACGTCGTGATCCGGCCGGAAGTCCGTTACATGTGGTCGCCCGGCAACGACGCCGACCTCTGGAATGCGACCGTCTTCGGCATCGACGCGATCGTCAAGTTCTAA